GAGTTCGCCTGCGCCGCTGCCGACTTGAACACCTGGGCGATGCCCGGCCTCCGCGAGCGGATCGTCGCGGAACGGCGGCAGAGCACGCCCGATCTGCCGGTCCACAAGCTGTACGGCCCGGGCGCCCTGGCCGACGAGGAGTCCGAGCGGCGGCTGGTCGGGCTCGCCGCCCGGGGCGTACGGATCCGGATCTGCCCCAACCCGTTGCCGCACGAGACGATCATCATCGACCGGCGGGCGGCGGTGTTGGCCGGGCCGCCGGTCCAAGGGGTGCGCACCTACACCGTGGTCCGCTCCCCCGGCGTCGTTCAAGGCCTCGCGTCGCTGTTCAGGGCGACCTGGGAGACGAGCGCGGACCTGGAGGAGTTCCGCCGATCCCGGCCGCCGGCGCTGTCACAGGAGGGCCACCGCATCCTGGCGGTGCTCGGCGAGGGGCTCAAGGACGAGGCCGCCGCCCGCCGGCTCGGCCTCTCGCTGCGCACCTACCGACGCCGGGTCGCCGAGCTGATGACGCAGTTGGACGCCGGGACGCGCTTCCAGGCGGGGCTTCGGGTGCGGGGTCTGGGGGCCGGCCCGCCGGAATGATCTCCTCCCGGCACAGACGGAACCCGATGTCGGCGGCCAGATGGTCGCCCCCCTGACCGGCCCGCCGTCCCCCGAGGGGCGCGACATCCGGAACAACACGGTGACGACCTCCGCGCAGTCCTTCGATGAGCCGCCTCGGAGGACCCTTTCGGCGTCCGGCGGCAGGGGCGGGGCGTCCGGCAGGTAGCCCTGCGCGTCGTACCGGCTGGACCTCCACTCCCACACCGAGCCGGTCATCGCGTACAGGCCGTAGGCGTTGGGCGGCAGGGACCGCATCGGCAGGATGGAGCACTCGTCGAAGCGGCCGAAGTCGCAGCGGTCGGCGGTCGGCGGCGCGTCACCCCAAGGGGGCGGCGGCCGGCGAGCCCGCCGCGCGCGGCACGTTCCCACTCGGCCTCGGTGGGCAGCCGGCAGCGGACGCGGTCGGTGCTCAGCCGGGCGCACAGGGCCTCGGCGTCCTGCCAGGAGACCGAGACCATGGGCTTGGTGTCGTAGCGGTAGGGGCGGTTCGGGTCCTCTCGCGGCGGGGTGCCGAACAGCTCGCTCGCGTCGACCTCCCCCCGGCGGGAGAGCCACTTCTGCCCGACCGCGTGGACGTGCCAGTCGACAGGCCCGCACCCGTGACCGGGAGTACGGCTTCTTCAACCTCCGCAGCGTCGGCAACTGGCACATGAGGGAACTGCTGGATCCGGGGTTCGACGCGCAGGTCATGCTGCCACCAGACAACCTGACCACCCGACGTGGAGCATCACCACCGGTATCCTTCCCAAGATCCAGGTCGAGAAGAAGGACGACGTGATCGCCCGGCTGGGCCGGTCTCCGGACCGCGGGACGCGGCTGTGATGGCGTTCGCCGCCGAGTTGTTGGCGGTCGGCCGCCGCGTCCACTCACCGGCCCGCACCCTCGCAGCACCGACCCGGGGCCTGGCCGACGGATGTA
The DNA window shown above is from Thermomonospora umbrina and carries:
- a CDS encoding DNA-binding response regulator codes for the protein MVPSLLRNVDADEPVAGCCQIAETGRTMTDDLDRNVVLRGERELIERAGPLFLGAREEFACAAADLNTWAMPGLRERIVAERRQSTPDLPVHKLYGPGALADEESERRLVGLAARGVRIRICPNPLPHETIIIDRRAAVLAGPPVQGVRTYTVVRSPGVVQGLASLFRATWETSADLEEFRRSRPPALSQEGHRILAVLGEGLKDEAAARRLGLSLRTYRRRVAELMTQLDAGTRFQAGLRVRGLGAGPPE
- a CDS encoding formylglycine-generating enzyme family protein; amino-acid sequence: MFGTPPREDPNRPYRYDTKPMVSVSWQDAEALCARLSTDRVRCRLPTEAEWERAARGGLAGRRPLGVTRRRPPTAATSAASTSAPSCRCGPCRPTPTACTR